The Neurospora crassa OR74A linkage group I, whole genome shotgun sequence genome segment CAAAGGCAAGCAGCTACCGAATGCTTGTACTCTGAAGTAATATGTGAAGGGGGTGAAGTTGGCGACAAGAACCAAAAGGGCAAACAAGATGAGTGTTATGGAAGTTCCAATGCTGGTGAACCTCTGACGACTTAACAGTCCTGGATAagtatgtaggtacctcAGTCTGGACCCCCTTGCGTTCTGCACCAGCGCGCTTGGCAGCCAGGTACAGAATACACAGTACCACGCTGTCAAGGGAGGGTAGAAAATGAAGATAATGCGATCGATCCCTGACGTATAGCGTGGCCAGGATGTGGGGGGTTTGGAAATCATTTCGTTCTTCAACTCGTcaacacccccccccccccctggtTCTCATTCTCCTAgactcgtcgtcgtctgttTCCCCGTCTTATTAAGGTGCCCATGAACCACCAATACGGTACCATCCCGATTTAATTCACTGTCGTATAGATTCGGCTTGCAATATGATGGTGTCGTGCGGTAGGCGGATGAAGTGACCCGGACAAGCCACAGCGCACTACAGAAAAGCCACCGAAacggaaggaggagaaacaCAAATGAGCTAAAATAGAGACACCCAGTTCAAGGATTGCATGTTCGGTTGCTTAGACTACGACGTGACCGTGGATAGCAGAACTGCTCTGGAAGCGAGTTAGCACTTGGCGTCGCCCTGAGCAGATCACAGAGTTGGGCTATTCCGCTTCGCAAAAAGAGAACGAGAGAACGATAGGATGAAAGGATAAGAGGTCATGGTATGGTCCAGTCACGAACCCATCTCAATCGCATTCGCAGTCCCGAGAGGTCTCGGAGGAGcgcccgccgccaccacacGCATCCATCTAACCAACCCGATTCCTGTTCTGATCTCTGGCAATGCCAAAGATGCCATCCAAACGTGTCACGGAGGTCATGAGGTTTGGGGGACTCGATACCCTAGCAGATTATATCTCCTTATAGCGGCTCAACTCCGTATACATCACGGACCGGTCTCGatttgatgatgaagaggttTTGGGGTACAAAGATTGCAGCATTGCTGTACTGTGATTCGTAAGAGCAGGATCTCACAGAAAGGGTCCATGCccaggtccaggtccaggttCTTGATCCGCACACCAACCCTGGGTTTCTCGAAAATGGCATGGCGACTTGAATAACGAGTTGGATTGGATAAACATGCGGTTCGGGCAAattgttgttggaggaaACGGGGGTCGTTGTTCTATGATGGTCATCTTGGAAAACCAGAGTACCTACTAGACTAAGTAAGGTAGAGTCAAGCCACAGGGTAGCCTCCATAGCCCACTCGGAAAGCGGCCGGGGGTCTTGCCTAGCTTCAGCCTCACTCCAGCCCCAGCTCCCCTTCACGTTCGCCACTTTCACTCGCTGGACTGAAGCAGCGCTCCACCCGACAGGCAGAGCAAACTGACGTGGAGCTTGAGCCTTGTTCCCGTCCTACCTTTACTTGGGGGCTGGGCGAAGTGGGACCTTTTGTCAACCCCCTCTCATaaaagagggggggaaaaaatAATGGGACAAACTTTTATTATGGGACAAGCCACATAGTAATCTACTAGTAAAGTAACCCATCGCTATAGTAAATCACCACATTACACATTAATGCAACGTCTTTAAGAGCCCAGTATATTGCCCAGTTgggtagtaagtaaataaaggaCTGGGTTTtagtcttttttattattttctggCACTGGtgtagttactaatatagtcGCTAGTATAGTCGCTAGTGCGGGTATAACCTCCTACACAACCGCCTCCCGCTTTATTAGCGTACTCCTTATACGTGTAGCCTCCTTTCGTACTTATATACGGGGTTTTATAGTACCCTTAACGAACCTTATAACCCCCTAGTATAGTATTGATTTTAGAGCTCTTAGttgtaataaagtaaataaaagggtgggaattagtattaaggttaaggtagttggtgttgatggtctAGCTCGTGCGGGAGGTTTGGGCGTAGCGGGCGGGTTAAAAAGACGGCGGTTAATTGGGGGAGGGAGTACTAGTaaatcctcttccttatccttatcctcTTCGTTATcattatccctattataaACTTCCTTAAGGgtaaccttattattattattaagaagggtACTTTCGTCTtcaaatattttattaattatttatatattaaaacgaGTAATAACTTAAAAAACCGTTTTAGTAATTAGGGGGCGAGGGTataggggggaggaggggagctTTGGCGGGCGAGTAGTAgagggattattatttaaaataagcTCAAtagagttattaaataataaattaaatagattaccCTATACTTTTTTATAAGACTCTAGCACTAATATACCGTATATATTACGCATATATagtccccccccctcctcctcctcgtttagtatattaagtatatcctccttataaagcaatatatacccttcttttaattactccttcttttaattattaaaataaacctTCTACGTAACTttacccttactattaatagaattattaatttataactcgtataattacttttaaatcttCTTATTCTCTAATTTAACAGCTAGTATTtacctccttatattaataacttactCTTTCTATACCCACTTTATAACTCTCTAATTGAATTCTCCtttggagagggagagagattCGCCCTCTTATAGAACTTTATATACCCGTTTCCTTATTTTACAGTTTAAGTTAGCGGCCTTCTCCTTATCTTATTAGTTACAttcttaaatagtattgtacATTAACGGTCCCTCATAAATAACAGTCTTAGCGGTGGGATAACGTTGACGGGTAGGAGAATtgaaagtataatagtatttatctttaatataggtaataacttttattattttaataaagcggTTTTTATTGGGAAATATTAAGGGTAGCGCGGGGTTAGATTATTTCGGttgctttatttaaatttgaAATAAGATTTGAATCCGGTTAATTAGCTATATCCTAGTATTAAAGAAAccgttaaagatattatatataattatattactatcgAGGATACCCTAAAAGACCGGaggtaatatagttaattaattagcgaAATCGTAAGGGcggatagtagtaatttaaatctaatttacttttaattttttaatgaaggtagtacgaataaagcTATATTTATTTCATTATACGAATTACCTTAAGACCTtctagtaatagaatttaaataaagagaatattcTAACGTTAAACAATTGTATTATATACATTAAATAGGGAAGTAagcctattaaaataatattaaaagtattagtatattttttaatatctatattatagtaactactaaacctattaataattaggatacAGTAGATTagcttatataatttccttaaccctactctatatactaaatttaggatTTTCTAACTAAAAGcgttataactatattaattacactTAAACTACTTAGTAAAAGAgaacccttcttctcccaatTTATaaccgtcctcctcctttaactatataaaagtcaataataagtaaaaagaataatagttaaagtactttaattaatcgAAGGTAAATTTTACATTTGAGAAGCTAATCGgcaatttaataaatctaacccccttatttaaattattaataaggaaatcTTCTATTAGGTCggtcttaaatattaagtacgttAATACTACGTACCCCATTACACTTACTCCTACTATAAGCGTAGTAGATTcgcaattaataatatcgttaATCTCTAGCTTTTACTTTACTAGCTCCTTTAATACAATTACCCTTACTCGCCCACCCGCTACGCAACCGAATTTTACCCCTATCTCATTATAGTTCTAAATATCGCCTCTTTCAACTTcgtacttcttaataataacctcgTACTCGTTAAACTACTCGTTAATAgactccttatttaattcctaaaaccttcttttaatattaactatacagtaaatagtagttttgAACTCTAGATAGTCTTTGAGGAAGCTagctaattatattgtattgtAGGTCTCCGGTGTACCCTATAATAAGCGTAATCGATTTGCCgctataataactatttagtataacGCTAGGAACCGTCCTTGAAAGTAGAATATTACGtacaatataatagtactttcctcagcttttattagtatatagggTTTTCCTATTGGGTGCGACGAGACGGCAGGCTTTTGGAATTCGCGTAgcgatttaatataataaaagatcAATATACGGgatttactagtaatagcaGTAATATCCTTAACAATTAATAGCTTCGTTACCCTATTTCTAAGGGTTTTAAAGCGCCAATAAGCTTTAAGATATATACGGGCGCCACAGTAGCTAGCGGACGCTTCGTCCAACTCCTTAAAGTACTAATCGAAATTTACGGGTATTATACGGTAAATTAacaattttactattaatctatagatatatatagacTGCTTATTTTTCATAGATTTACGCAATAAAATTGTACGAATTAGGGTACGGTTTTGTTGCAACGCTATTACCGATTTTACGATGCAAATAAGCGATTTTACAGGGCGTTAATAAGCAAATCTATATGGTACCCATCGGCCTTGTCCCATAATAAAACGCTGTCCCACAATTACTTTACCCCCTCTTTAATGAAGAGGGGGGGAGAAAAGGACCCACACCAGGCCGCCCTCCAACCCCCAAGTACGTACCGCTGCAGTGAGTGTGCTTGGGTTGCTAGCAGTGACAGGTCCCACTCCAGCAGCAGGGCAGCTACCGTGACGACCTAACCACAGCACCTCACTACGCCAATCGCTGGACTGACGACACTCAAGGTACCTCCAAGAGCACCTCAGTCTCCAAACAACCTACAACCTAACAAACGAACTGCCCCTCAATCatcacaacatcaacaacacgaACCCATCGCGAACGCAGTGTAGTCGCCGCCCAGCCCACGATACCTGAAATAGTCTGACAGCGCCTATCCACACATCCTCAATACTGCACATCATGGCGGAGCCTGCGTTCAAGCCGGAGAAGGACTTCTCCAAGGAAGTCGACAAGCTGCTGCCCGAGGCCGAGCAGTTGGCCAAGGTAATCGCAAAACTCCCATGGTTGCCACCGTCTGCAGACCGTATACTAATAATGAAACACCCTTGTAGACAGACATTCAAGCGGCTATCGAGAAGCTTTCTGTCCTCGAAAAGCAGACGCGCCAGGTAAGCACGCTGGACCACCTACCTTGTCCCCCGCTCCTTCACGCTGACCACTCGCCGACGACAGGCTTCCGACCTCGCATCGACATCCCGCATCCTGGTCGCTATCGTTACCATCTGCAAGAATGCAGGCGACTGGAGCTTGCTCAACGACCAGACCCTTGTTCTCTCCAAGAAACATGGCCAGCTCAAAcaagccatcaccaagatGGTACAGACCGTCATCGACTTCCTCCCAGAAACCCCGAACCTGGAGACCAAGCTCTCCGTCATCGAGACGTTGCGCACCGTTACCGAGGGCAAGATCTTTCTCGAGGTTGAGCGCGCACGCGTCACCAAGATTCTCTCCGACATCAAGAAAGAGCAGGGCGATCTCAAGGCTGCGACCGATATCCTGTGCGAGCTTCAGGTTGAGACATTTGGCTCCATGGACAGGAGGGAAAAGACGGAATTCATTCTGGCTCAGGTGGCGCTTTGCATAGAGAGCAAGGACTGGACACAGGCGGGCATTCTCAGCAGAAAGATTAGCACCAAGTACCTTGCGCGCAGGCCCAAGAAAACGCAAGAGCAGCTCGACAAGGAACAGAAGGACagggaggccaagaaggccaggGGTGAGGAGGTTtccgaggagaaggaagatgatgTCACCGACCTCAAGTTGCGATACTACGAACAACAGATCATTTTGGCCAAGCACGACTCAAGATACCTCGACGTCTGCAAGTACTACCGTCAAGTGCTGGATACCGAGGCAGTAGAGGAGGACCCCGCCAAGTTGCAGGCCGTAAGCTTCTCAGACACACCACATGGCGATCTTCTTAGACTAACATGGGTTGACAGGTCCTGCAAAGAATCATCTACTTCATCATCCTTGCCCCTCACGACAACGAGCAACACGATCTCCTTCACAGAATCCACAAGGACCCACGAATCGCACAGGTCCCTCAGGATGCCGAGTTGTTGAAGCTGTTTACCGTCCACGAGCTCATGCGCTGGCCCGAGGTTTCCAAAATCTTTGGCCCACACCTCTGCAGCACCGAGATCTTCGACTCGGAGCCCAACCAGTCAGCCGACGACAAGGCTTTCCAGCGCTGGCAAGACCTGCGCAAGCGCGTCATCGAGCATAATGTGCGTGTGGTGGCCAAGTATTACACGCGCATTCGTGTGGATCGCCTTACCCAGCTGTTGGATTTGACCGAGGACGAGACGGAGAAGTATATCAGCGAGCTCGTGACGTCCAAAACGGTCTATGCCAAGATCGACCGCCCGGCGCGCATCGTGAGCTTTGCTAAGCCGCGGGATGCGGACGATATCCTCAACGAGTGGAGCTTCAACATGAAGAGCTTGCTAGGCCACCTGGAAAGAATTGACCATCTGATTACCAAGGAGGAAATGATGGCAAGAATCCAACCCGGAGCAAAGTCGTCAAAGAAGAGCAGTAAGGAGAAAGCGGCGGCGCGCTAGAGAAGCTCAAGCTTCCTTACTGCACTGACCCCAGTTGTGGTCAGAAACAGACGGTAACCATCGCGGCCATAGGGCGAGGCGAGAAGCCGTCGAGTCAAATTACTCCCTAGTCGCCATCTTCCCGGCAGAGACTTCGTGGGCCAAAGCAAGGCTGGATGCATTACAGCAAGAACTAGCAGCTTTGTATGAATAGACATGACTACTATGGAGCACAAGGGACGTAATTATTTATGACTTATATCCCGGTTGAAGGGAGCGCAGTTTACTGCCAGGTAGAAAACGAGATGTCCAGCATACGGAAGGCTCCAGTTGCCTGTACGCAAGTGATGCCGTAGGTTGTTGCAGGTTGTTCGAAAATCAAGCCCGCATAAATAGTGATAATACGAAAGGGCTTCATCTCTCCAGCTTCACCAGTGGACAGTGATGAACCGCCCAATACTTTAGCGGACGCCTTGAGGCTTTGCGTGATATGTATCGTTGTGAGACTGGAGGTATCAAGAGTGCCAGCCGCGTGCCCGGACCCCCGGTCGTCTTGAACCCCCGCTGCCCCCGGCAACATCGGCATGCATATTGGCCAAGACATCAACCAATAACCAAGGCAGTAGCCGGCGCTACCATGTCATGCCATGATCCGAGCATGACATGCCAGGACGGGAACAATCGATGGGAACCCGTCAGATGCACATCATGGCCATCGTCGATTGAGCATAGGTAGAGACTGTTATGATGTGGGGAAACTCCTCGTAGTCGTTCCTCCCGAGTTGATGTCTCCGTAAAGTGCAGTCTTCCACGTTCAGAAATTGAAAtacagtacactacaccatcACTATACCCACTCACTCATGCCGATACTCCCAAGTGTCGCCCAGAAAGCACACAAACAGCCTACACTACAGTGTCACAAAGATACACGTTGCCGTTGCCCAAGATGGTCATGACAGTGACAACCTCAACCGGGAACCGAGTGACCATGTACTGCCTAGGCAGCCTCACATTCGTTCCCAGCGAGGCAGTCAAAGACGAGCAGACACATAACCAGGTACTACAGCGGCTGGCCGAAACCAATGACTTCGCGACAGCCATCCGAACGTGGTTCCACCTATCCGACGACGTCAACGCCCCTGAAGCCGATGAGTACGTGTACCATGCGATTGCCAGCGTGAAGCTGTCACAGGTCCAGAGGGCCGTTGATGTTGGCGGGGCCAAGGGGATGCATGGATGGTATAGATTGGAGGGGGGTGATTTGGTATGTACCAGTTGCTGATGCTGAGGCTGGTTTCCCATGGGGGAAGccccttttttcttgtttacTCCAGCTCTTCCATCCATAACGGCACCGGGCTCACTCAACAAGTCTCATCTCTGCCGGGAATATGTTTGTCTATCATGCTAACATGCACCCACCTCAACTCTccagcttcctcctccaccccaaGCAGACATAGAATCTTacatctccatcttccttcCCTCCACAGCCACAGCCTCGGCCCTCACCGCGTTCCAGTCCAACGCCAAACGCTCATCGATCCGCCTACGCTCCGCCACCTATCTGCTCTCCAAGCGCTACATTGCATCTGACTGGCACCCCCTCGGCAACCAACTCATAATTCCCAAAACCAAAAAGGACAGCAAGACTCCATTGCCAAGTAATCCCTACTTTGATTTCTGGGCCTGGTCCTGTCGGAACTTGGAATGGTGCGGGCCAGTACccatctcatcatcagctTCTACATCTCCCCCTGCCAGTAACACCACCGATGAAGCAAAAAAAGACGACTCAAacgacaccaccaacaaaaTCATCCTCACCAACCCCCGCATGTCCCACCACATCCTGCCCATCTTCATGCACCACTTCGGCTGTGCCGTCCCCTCGCACGaatccctttccctcctcaaACTCTTTGCCCGCGGTCGCTCCATAATCGACATGGGCTCGGGCAACGGCTACTGGACTTTTATGCTCCGTCAATATCTCTCTCTTGGCCCCACCTCCTCCCAATCGCAACAAAAGGTCTATGCGGTAGACAACAACCAGTCGGAATGGCGAGTAATGTGGATAGACGACACCATCATCGCTGACGGCGTCCGTTggctttcctctccttccccttcttcttcttcttcttccacttcttgccCAAGCAAGGGAGGACAAGATATGGTTTTGCTGCTGGTGTATCCGATTGTGGGGGGTGACAGTAGCGCGGCGGgcgggaaggagggagggttTACGAGGCAGTTGATGAAGGCTTATAAGGGAGATACCCTGGCGGTGGTGGGTACGCAAAATGGGAACGGGTATACGGGGTTCAAGGGGGTGACTATGGATGAATATATGGAGCGCGagtggaaagaggaagggtgGAGGAAGGTGGTGCAATGCCCGTTGCCGAGTTTTGCGGGGAAGGATGAGGCGCTGTTCGTGTTTCAAAGGGGGGAGGCTTTGGGGAATTCTGAAGAGGGACTTGGGGCTGGCTCGGGAaaagcgaagaagaaaaagagaaagagtgGGAAACAGAAGGATGTGGAGGTGGAGAATCAGAACGGGGAAGATCAAAGGgatgggaaggaggaggagcaagcggaggagaagaaggagaaggaaggtcCTAATGAGTGAATAGTCGGGGAGGATATGTCTGTGGATGATGGAGCCCTTAAAGACCATGGCATTAGCAATTGAAGGAGTTGGGATGTGTTGAACTGCTTGAAGATGGGAAAAAAGTGCGGTCATAGTAACAGAAAAGGTGAGAAATCAACTGAAAAGAAACGGCCGTGGAGGAAGGGAGAAAAAAGATATCGCCGAGCGAGAGAGAAATTCAAAAGAGGATAGATAGGCTTGTCCTGCCCACGTACTGTTgttccgtttttttttttttttttttttttttttttttttttttttcctccgaGACTTGCTAACGATTCAATACAATCAGCCTCACGTTCTAAAGTAGCATAACATCAATCAAGATACGTATCCCTCCACTAAGTCTTTAActcatccttctcctttcgCTCCCCCCTACCCTCAATCCCCTcggccctcttcttcaacccCTCCATCCACACATCAAAACCCCTCACGATCTGACTGCCCGCTGCCGCCTTCACCACAGGCGCCAACACTCCGTAAAACGTCTCCCAGCACTGATACGCCGTCTCTGGCTCGTCAAGCGTTCCAAGGGGAGGATGAATTTCAACAAACTCCTGCACGCGCTCGCATCGGAGCATCCAGTTTGGCATGAAGGCTGTGGGGCGAGTCTTCCAGGCTATGCGGAAGCCGGTGCGGCGGAGCTGGAGCTTGTTGTTGATTTTGGATGGGGATAAAGATAAAGATGCTGCCACCTTCCCTTCGTCTTTTTCTTGAGGGTCGCTAGGTTTGCCACCATCCACTTTGGCAGTCGTAACCGAAGTGCCATCGTCTTCGATATTTTCAacagctggaggaggaggagcagcagcatcatcatcatcagggTGAGGGTCATTGTTTTGACTTTCAGCACCActagcatcaccaccatcaccaccaccgtcacgACCATTATCCTGAGTAACCCCAGTCTTCGCCCCACTGTCAATCCCACTACCACCATCACTAGGCAATGAAGCAGCCGACCCCAAAACAGACGAGACATCCGCCTTGACAACCTCGTCAATCCTCTCCAGACGACTGACTTCGAGCGCGGTGTTACGGGCGCTGCTGTCCTCTGACAGAGGGTCCATATGAACATGGAAAGTGAATTTGGTGCCTAGGCGGAGGAACCCTGGGCCAA includes the following:
- the rpn-5 gene encoding 26S proteasome non-ATPase regulatory subunit 12, with the protein product MAEPAFKPEKDFSKEVDKLLPEAEQLAKTDIQAAIEKLSVLEKQTRQASDLASTSRILVAIVTICKNAGDWSLLNDQTLVLSKKHGQLKQAITKMVQTVIDFLPETPNLETKLSVIETLRTVTEGKIFLEVERARVTKILSDIKKEQGDLKAATDILCELQVETFGSMDRREKTEFILAQVALCIESKDWTQAGILSRKISTKYLARRPKKTQEQLDKEQKDREAKKARGEEVSEEKEDDVTDLKLRYYEQQIILAKHDSRYLDVCKYYRQVLDTEAVEEDPAKLQAVLQRIIYFIILAPHDNEQHDLLHRIHKDPRIAQVPQDAELLKLFTVHELMRWPEVSKIFGPHLCSTEIFDSEPNQSADDKAFQRWQDLRKRVIEHNVRVVAKYYTRIRVDRLTQLLDLTEDETEKYISELVTSKTVYAKIDRPARIVSFAKPRDADDILNEWSFNMKSLLGHLERIDHLITKEEMMARIQPGAKSSKKSSKEKAAAR